One window of Nostoc sp. C052 genomic DNA carries:
- a CDS encoding dihydrolipoamide acetyltransferase family protein → MSIHEVFMPALSSTMTEGKIVSWVKSPGDKVEKGETVVVVESDKADMDVETFYEGFLAHIIVEAGETAPVGSAIAFIAETEAEIEQAKSLANSGGAAATTTSSPQPVAATVSAATPALASQNGSNHKEGRLVASPRARKLAKELKVDLTTLQGSGPHGRIVAEDVEALSNKGKQPAPAAPIPTSAPVAPPAPRTPAPTPVVAAVPGQIVPLTTFQNAVVRNMVATISVPVFRVGYTITTDGLDKLYKQIKSKGVTMTALLAKAVAVTLQKHPLLNASYSDQGIVYHSDINISVAVAMDDGGLITPVLQNADAVDIYSLSRTWKSLVERARVKQLQPQEYNSGTFTLSNLGMFGVDTFDAILPPGQGSILAIGASRPQVVATPDGLFAVRQQMQVNITSDHRIIYGAHAAAFLQDLAKLIETNPQSLTL, encoded by the coding sequence ATGAGCATTCACGAAGTATTTATGCCGGCGCTGAGTTCCACCATGACGGAAGGCAAAATCGTCTCCTGGGTGAAATCGCCAGGGGACAAAGTGGAAAAAGGCGAAACAGTGGTGGTTGTAGAGTCAGATAAGGCAGATATGGATGTAGAAACCTTCTATGAAGGATTTCTTGCTCATATCATAGTTGAAGCTGGTGAAACTGCCCCAGTCGGATCTGCGATCGCCTTCATTGCCGAAACGGAAGCTGAAATTGAACAGGCGAAATCTCTTGCCAATTCCGGCGGTGCGGCTGCTACTACAACCTCTTCTCCACAACCAGTTGCCGCCACAGTCTCAGCCGCCACACCTGCCTTAGCATCTCAAAACGGGTCTAACCACAAAGAAGGAAGGCTTGTAGCTTCACCCCGCGCCCGCAAGTTAGCTAAAGAACTCAAAGTTGATTTAACTACACTCCAAGGCAGTGGCCCCCACGGTCGCATTGTCGCTGAAGATGTGGAAGCATTGTCCAATAAGGGCAAACAACCTGCCCCAGCAGCACCCATACCAACCAGCGCCCCAGTTGCACCCCCAGCACCCCGGACACCAGCACCCACACCAGTAGTAGCGGCTGTTCCTGGTCAAATTGTACCTCTAACTACCTTCCAAAATGCCGTAGTGCGGAACATGGTAGCTACCATATCCGTGCCCGTCTTCCGTGTCGGTTATACAATTACCACCGATGGATTAGACAAACTTTATAAACAAATTAAATCCAAAGGCGTGACAATGACAGCGCTACTGGCGAAAGCTGTAGCAGTGACGTTGCAAAAACACCCATTGTTAAATGCCAGTTACTCAGACCAGGGTATTGTTTATCATTCTGATATCAACATTTCCGTAGCAGTAGCAATGGATGATGGCGGATTAATTACACCTGTGCTGCAAAATGCCGACGCAGTGGATATATATTCTCTATCGCGTACTTGGAAATCTTTGGTAGAACGTGCCAGAGTAAAACAATTACAGCCCCAAGAATACAACAGTGGGACTTTTACCCTGTCCAACTTGGGAATGTTTGGCGTAGACACATTTGATGCGATTTTACCGCCTGGACAAGGTTCAATTTTAGCGATCGGGGCATCGCGTCCGCAAGTGGTAGCAACACCCGACGGTTTATTTGCCGTGCGGCAACAAATGCAAGTTAATATTACTTCTGACCACCGGATTATTTATGGTGCCCATGCTGCGGCGTTCTTGCAAGATTTAGCAAAATTGATTGAGACAAATCCTCAATCTTTGACACTGTAG